The Nitrospira sp. genome has a window encoding:
- a CDS encoding bacterioferritin has product MNGQDTQRAVEILNRIMEHELAGVVRYTHYSLMIYGYNRIPIVSWLKSNANESLAHAHKAGELVTLLGGHPSLKIGTLLETEKHDVGDILRESLEHEKGAIEAYYELLKLSEGKSVLLEEFAREMIVGEELHLDEVNKMLRKSGDVEPFRS; this is encoded by the coding sequence ATGAACGGACAAGACACACAACGGGCGGTAGAGATTCTCAACCGAATTATGGAACATGAGTTGGCCGGAGTGGTGCGCTATACCCATTATTCGCTCATGATCTACGGCTATAACCGCATTCCTATCGTGTCGTGGCTCAAGAGTAATGCGAATGAGAGTCTTGCTCATGCGCATAAAGCCGGAGAACTGGTCACCTTACTCGGTGGGCACCCGTCGCTAAAAATTGGGACGCTCTTGGAAACTGAGAAGCATGATGTGGGGGATATTCTGCGGGAAAGTTTGGAGCACGAGAAGGGTGCCATCGAAGCCTATTATGAACTGCTGAAACTTTCTGAAGGAAAGTCCGTCCTGTTGGAAGAATTTGCACGAGAGATGATCGTTGGGGAAGAGCTGCACCTTGACGAGGTGAACAAGATGCTGCGTAAGTCCGGTGATGTCGAGCCATTTCGCTCCTAA
- a CDS encoding glycosyltransferase family 4 protein, with the protein MRIAQVAPLWESVPPKLYGGTERIVSYVTEELVAMGHDVTLFASGDSETAAKLEAISPQALRLKTGLFNRDAYLMMLHERGLGSAHGFDIIHSHLDFTGFPLARRNPVPVVTTLHGRLDLPELEPVYREFSEMPLVSISNAQRRPLPWANWAGTIYHGLPRNMYSFQEGSQGYLAFLGRLAPEKRPDQAIEIAKRAGIPLRIAAKVDPSDRMYFEAEVEPLLNHPLIEFVGEISDAEKNEFIGNAMALVCPYDWPEPFGLVLIEAFACGTPVIAYRRGSIPEIIDHGVTGFICETVDEMVEAVGQIPLIDRKQCRAAFDERFTADRMARDYVTLYERLLLEEGAIQAPRGIEFGRSNNEPFKPASHSFPGGRRHV; encoded by the coding sequence ATGAGAATCGCACAAGTAGCTCCCTTGTGGGAAAGCGTTCCACCAAAACTCTACGGGGGAACTGAGAGAATCGTTTCGTATGTGACGGAAGAACTGGTTGCGATGGGGCATGATGTGACGCTGTTTGCCAGTGGGGACTCAGAAACGGCCGCGAAGCTTGAAGCGATTTCCCCACAGGCGCTCCGGTTGAAGACAGGTCTTTTCAATCGGGATGCGTACTTGATGATGCTGCACGAACGGGGGCTTGGGTCGGCCCATGGCTTCGATATTATTCATTCGCACTTGGATTTCACCGGGTTTCCTTTGGCGCGGAGAAATCCTGTCCCAGTTGTGACAACCCTTCATGGCCGCTTGGACCTTCCGGAACTTGAGCCAGTCTATCGGGAATTTTCTGAAATGCCTCTGGTCTCCATATCGAACGCGCAACGCCGGCCGCTGCCCTGGGCCAACTGGGCCGGCACCATCTATCATGGGCTTCCGCGTAACATGTATTCCTTTCAGGAGGGATCTCAGGGGTACTTGGCATTTTTAGGGAGGCTCGCTCCGGAAAAACGACCAGACCAAGCGATCGAGATCGCCAAACGAGCTGGGATTCCCCTTCGCATTGCGGCAAAGGTTGACCCGTCGGACCGTATGTACTTTGAAGCCGAGGTTGAGCCATTGCTCAACCATCCGCTCATAGAGTTCGTGGGGGAAATCTCCGATGCCGAAAAAAACGAGTTCATCGGCAATGCAATGGCGTTGGTATGTCCCTACGACTGGCCTGAACCATTCGGGTTGGTGCTGATCGAAGCCTTTGCCTGCGGGACCCCGGTGATTGCCTATCGGCGTGGCTCGATTCCAGAAATCATCGATCACGGGGTCACGGGCTTCATTTGTGAAACCGTTGATGAGATGGTGGAGGCAGTCGGTCAGATCCCCCTCATTGATCGAAAGCAATGCCGGGCAGCATTCGACGAGCGGTTTACCGCAGATCGGATGGCCCGTGACTATGTCACGTTGTATGAACGCCTTCTGCTCGAAGAGGGGGCGATACAAGCCCCACGAGGCATCGAATTTGGTCGATCAAACAACGAGCCGTTCAAGCCTGCATCGCACTCTTTCCCTGGGGGGCGCCGACATGTCTGA
- a CDS encoding MFS transporter: MSEVVTDSAEVPSASGRRRGWELVKTRDFGFLFAGQTISQIGDSLNKVALLWFVYDLTGSALKMAVVGLLQTLPPLLFGPLIGVYLDRVRKKPVMIGVDLLRTLMVLLIPVLYAMEALTLDRLYVLVFATAIFSTIFGPALTSAVPLIVPKDRLIAANALMQTTTNVGLLVGPALSGLGIALIGAQNVLYVDAATFFVSALCIFPIRVRETLDHFRLASKGLTEGITSDLLAGFRFVFVEQKTVMLLMVTATLYSVGISAFIFLLPVFAKDVLGVGPIQLGWLWSALGIGMLLASLVLTSITQGDVPWRLRFMSGALAIGGIAVAALGFLDAPVVAGALIAVIGGSTAMFTPLVWTMLQELTPTHLLGRVFTSFATGGMASSMAGMAGFGWAADTIGPAASLAGISAVLLMTAATAWLFSFYKSHAQGLTIATGGPFPSQTSPAQT, translated from the coding sequence ATGTCTGAGGTTGTAACTGATTCAGCGGAAGTCCCTTCCGCCTCAGGCCGCAGGCGTGGCTGGGAGCTCGTCAAGACGAGAGACTTTGGTTTCTTGTTCGCAGGCCAGACGATCTCACAAATTGGTGACAGTCTGAACAAAGTGGCGTTGCTCTGGTTTGTTTACGACTTGACCGGATCGGCGCTCAAGATGGCGGTGGTCGGGTTGCTTCAAACCCTCCCACCCCTGCTGTTTGGACCACTGATTGGTGTATATTTGGATCGGGTTCGAAAGAAGCCGGTGATGATCGGGGTCGACCTCCTCCGCACACTGATGGTGCTCTTGATCCCGGTACTCTATGCCATGGAGGCTCTGACGCTCGATCGCCTCTATGTCCTTGTATTCGCCACAGCTATTTTCTCGACCATCTTTGGGCCAGCCTTGACGTCTGCCGTTCCACTGATCGTGCCTAAGGATCGGTTGATCGCTGCCAATGCGCTGATGCAAACGACAACGAATGTAGGACTCCTGGTGGGCCCAGCCCTCAGTGGTCTTGGCATTGCCCTCATCGGAGCCCAAAACGTGCTCTATGTTGATGCAGCGACGTTCTTTGTCTCTGCGCTGTGCATATTCCCTATTCGCGTGCGTGAAACGCTCGATCATTTTCGTCTTGCGAGCAAGGGCTTGACGGAAGGCATCACCAGCGACTTGCTGGCAGGTTTTCGCTTCGTGTTTGTCGAACAAAAGACCGTCATGTTGCTTATGGTGACGGCTACCCTCTATAGCGTGGGCATTAGCGCCTTTATCTTTTTGTTGCCTGTCTTTGCGAAAGACGTGCTTGGAGTGGGTCCGATCCAACTTGGGTGGCTGTGGTCGGCGCTTGGCATTGGAATGCTATTGGCGTCCCTTGTTCTTACCTCGATTACACAAGGAGATGTCCCTTGGCGCTTGCGCTTCATGTCCGGTGCGCTGGCCATCGGGGGTATTGCTGTGGCCGCACTTGGTTTCCTTGATGCCCCTGTTGTTGCCGGAGCCTTGATCGCCGTGATCGGGGGAAGCACAGCCATGTTCACGCCGCTCGTGTGGACAATGCTGCAAGAATTGACGCCCACGCATCTCCTCGGCCGAGTGTTTACAAGTTTTGCAACGGGAGGGATGGCCTCATCGATGGCTGGAATGGCGGGATTCGGTTGGGCTGCGGATACCATCGGCCCTGCCGCTAGCTTGGCAGGTATCAGTGCCGTTCTTCTCATGACAGCCGCTACCGCATGGCTCTTCAGCTTCTATAAATCGCATGCACAAGGGTTAACAATTGCCACGGGTGGTCCATTCCCTTCTCAAACCAGCCCCGCTCAGACGTAG
- a CDS encoding BON domain-containing protein — protein sequence MPQKPAHEAKPQPPAASKAKSETATEHKEGVPEKSAPRVPQAPVAADGQPATPKLSPDAKPQAPTIKADLPPDQEVKDKEPALKKTLGSLILSVKLALMGDSRLFHYEIEAEDDEQTITLSGRVSTEDEKASAKEVAEKVPGVKNVVNKLSVEKDLAKTLSKKQDDALTSLIKERFSKSATLKAANFEVKTEDGVVLIQGTVRFQVIALEAAEAARQVPGVRAVNTEKVRLEGES from the coding sequence GTGCCCCAGAAACCGGCGCACGAGGCGAAACCACAGCCACCAGCGGCGTCTAAGGCCAAGAGTGAGACGGCAACGGAACATAAAGAAGGTGTCCCGGAAAAGTCTGCTCCGCGGGTGCCGCAGGCACCAGTTGCAGCCGATGGACAACCGGCGACACCGAAGCTGTCACCGGACGCCAAGCCTCAAGCTCCTACGATAAAAGCCGACTTGCCGCCTGACCAGGAGGTGAAGGATAAGGAGCCGGCTCTAAAGAAAACGTTGGGTTCCTTGATCCTCTCAGTCAAGCTCGCGCTCATGGGAGATTCACGGTTGTTCCACTACGAGATCGAAGCCGAAGATGATGAGCAAACCATTACACTCAGCGGGCGTGTTTCGACAGAAGACGAGAAGGCTTCTGCGAAAGAAGTAGCGGAGAAGGTCCCCGGCGTCAAGAATGTGGTCAACAAACTTTCGGTCGAGAAGGATCTCGCCAAGACCTTGTCCAAGAAACAGGATGATGCGCTCACCTCTTTGATTAAAGAACGGTTCTCCAAGAGCGCTACGTTAAAGGCTGCCAATTTTGAGGTCAAGACGGAAGATGGGGTCGTCCTGATTCAGGGAACGGTTCGCTTCCAGGTCATTGCCCTCGAGGCTGCTGAGGCTGCTCGGCAAGTGCCCGGGGTACGTGCCGTCAACACCGAAAAGGTGAGGTTGGAGGGTGAGAGCTGA
- a CDS encoding MFS transporter: protein METADLTEVKARPLLLTRDFGLVWSGQLISQIGDGVSKLALLWFVYAVTGSPLKTSIIGLLQTIPPIVLGPIIGVYVDRLPKKVLLITSDLLRAVLIGLIPCLIPVESFTVSVLYILVFLHAVASAVFGPALTASIPTFVPKTQFTAANALLQGTTSLGIIFGPAMSGLGIAAYGSQEVLCLNAATYVISAACLMLVRFGRPAAVTPSLAAPPTVLQDLVEGFRYSVVTQPGLLLLTGTAALHTFGSSALSALFPVFARKMLGLGPVEVGYLWSALGVGLLLTSIGLLWVTNWMVNDRLKLIVSTSVVSGAALCGLIWTVDPYVAGLLMAIVGCGLGTFTPIAWGMIQELAPSQMVGRVLGLYGTGAMTAAIGGISAFGWITEQQGPETGLLGIGIVLLLSALVAARMSRATVVT from the coding sequence ATGGAGACAGCAGATCTCACCGAGGTCAAGGCTCGGCCGCTACTTCTGACGCGAGATTTTGGACTCGTCTGGTCCGGGCAACTCATCTCTCAGATCGGCGACGGTGTTTCCAAACTGGCCCTTCTCTGGTTCGTCTATGCGGTCACCGGTTCTCCGCTCAAGACCTCGATCATCGGGCTCCTGCAGACGATCCCCCCGATCGTTCTGGGGCCGATCATTGGAGTGTATGTCGATCGACTTCCGAAGAAGGTGTTGCTCATCACCAGTGATTTGTTGCGCGCGGTGCTGATTGGGTTGATTCCATGCCTGATTCCGGTTGAATCCTTTACAGTCTCGGTGCTCTATATCTTAGTCTTCCTTCACGCGGTCGCCTCAGCAGTGTTCGGACCTGCTCTCACAGCCTCCATTCCGACGTTCGTTCCGAAGACACAGTTCACGGCGGCCAATGCGTTGCTGCAGGGCACCACGAGCCTCGGCATCATTTTTGGTCCGGCGATGAGCGGATTAGGCATCGCCGCCTACGGGTCGCAGGAAGTGTTATGCCTCAATGCAGCGACCTATGTGATTTCGGCCGCGTGTCTCATGCTGGTCCGTTTTGGTCGGCCTGCCGCAGTCACGCCATCGCTTGCAGCACCCCCGACAGTATTGCAGGATCTCGTTGAGGGGTTCCGCTACAGCGTGGTCACCCAGCCTGGTCTATTACTCTTGACCGGTACCGCCGCACTCCACACGTTCGGTAGTAGTGCACTGAGCGCGTTGTTCCCGGTGTTCGCGAGGAAGATGCTGGGACTTGGACCGGTCGAGGTGGGGTATTTATGGTCGGCGCTCGGTGTCGGGTTACTGCTCACGTCCATCGGGCTGCTCTGGGTGACGAACTGGATGGTCAATGATCGTTTAAAGCTGATCGTGAGCACGAGTGTGGTAAGCGGCGCCGCCCTGTGTGGGCTGATATGGACCGTTGATCCGTACGTAGCCGGTCTTCTGATGGCAATCGTCGGCTGCGGGTTGGGAACGTTTACGCCGATTGCCTGGGGGATGATTCAGGAGCTGGCACCAAGCCAGATGGTTGGGCGCGTGCTGGGACTGTATGGGACCGGGGCTATGACTGCGGCCATCGGGGGGATTTCTGCGTTCGGTTGGATCACGGAGCAACAGGGACCGGAAACCGGACTGCTCGGAATCGGAATCGTTCTTTTACTCTCAGCGTTGGTGGCTGCCCGGATGAGTCGGGCTACTGTCGTCACCTAG
- a CDS encoding amylo-alpha-1,6-glucosidase — protein sequence MSDVIRWNDQYYILASSSMADGRTEVLKHGETFAVFDRYGDVYRVLPSPQGLYHEGTRFLSRFELSLGTQRLMMLSASAKEDNALFTVDLTNSDMMLEGQRQVPRGTLHLSRTRFLWQGTWHERIRVHNYGTSKLPLSIRIGLDADFADLFEARGRTRPRRGVRLKTIRSKSGLVFGYKGLDGVIRRTHVRCSPAPKQVMADGFRIESRILPNADLTWEITISCELERQRKRSVLTYDRAQHEAGRALEKATASDAHIFTSNEQFNHWLNRSLADLHMLISDTPHGLYPYAGVPWFSVPFGRDGIITALQMLWMNPGIARGVLGYLAATQATDVRPEQDAEVGKILHETRQGEMAALGEIPFGRYYGSVDATPLFIVLAGAYYQRSGDRKFLVTLWPHIRRALEWIDQSGDPTGTGFTTYARQSAKGLVHQGWKDSHDSVFHADGRAVEGPVAFCEVQAYVYRAKQAAADLARILGDGAHADRLLKEADALQERFERAFWCEDLGTYALALDGRGRPCRVRSSNAGHCLYGGIAEQKRGLRTARALLGEDFFNGWGIRTIATSEARYNPMSYHNGSVWPHDNALIADGMAAYGDKQGAMKVLTGIFDASLFIPLHRLPELFCGFSRRPGESPTLYPTACSPQAWAAGAGFQLLQACLGLQIDGTRRLVSFDRPVLPPFLERVEIRNLSVGTARLNLVLDRHENEVALRVARRIGEAEVVHVV from the coding sequence ATGAGCGACGTGATTCGATGGAATGATCAATATTACATCCTGGCTTCATCTTCGATGGCCGATGGCCGCACCGAAGTCCTGAAGCATGGAGAGACATTTGCCGTGTTTGATCGGTACGGTGATGTGTACCGGGTTCTCCCAAGTCCGCAGGGACTCTATCACGAAGGGACGCGCTTTCTCTCACGCTTCGAGTTGTCGCTTGGGACTCAACGGCTGATGATGCTCAGCGCATCAGCGAAAGAGGACAATGCTCTCTTTACCGTGGATCTCACCAACTCAGACATGATGTTGGAAGGACAACGGCAGGTCCCTCGCGGGACACTTCATCTTTCCCGTACACGGTTTCTCTGGCAGGGCACATGGCATGAGCGGATTCGTGTACATAACTATGGAACGTCCAAACTCCCACTCTCGATCAGGATCGGACTCGATGCAGATTTTGCCGATCTTTTTGAGGCAAGAGGGCGGACGCGCCCACGCCGCGGCGTGCGCCTTAAAACCATTCGCTCCAAGTCCGGACTTGTGTTTGGATATAAAGGGCTTGATGGGGTCATCCGTCGAACCCATGTACGGTGCTCGCCGGCTCCGAAACAGGTGATGGCCGATGGATTCAGGATTGAGTCGCGCATCCTCCCGAACGCCGATCTGACGTGGGAGATCACGATTTCTTGTGAGCTGGAACGGCAACGGAAGCGAAGTGTTCTCACCTACGATCGAGCTCAGCATGAAGCAGGGCGGGCATTAGAGAAAGCCACTGCTTCAGATGCGCACATTTTTACCTCGAATGAACAATTCAATCACTGGCTGAACCGGTCGTTGGCTGATCTCCACATGTTGATTTCGGACACACCACATGGGCTCTATCCCTATGCAGGAGTGCCCTGGTTTAGCGTCCCGTTCGGACGGGACGGGATCATCACCGCACTGCAAATGTTATGGATGAATCCAGGCATTGCGCGCGGGGTGCTGGGGTATTTGGCGGCCACGCAGGCAACGGACGTTCGGCCGGAGCAGGATGCAGAGGTCGGAAAAATATTGCACGAGACTCGCCAAGGTGAGATGGCTGCGCTTGGGGAAATTCCATTCGGTCGGTACTACGGAAGTGTCGATGCAACCCCGTTGTTCATTGTCTTGGCGGGTGCCTACTATCAACGAAGCGGCGATCGCAAATTCCTTGTCACGCTCTGGCCGCATATTCGACGTGCGCTCGAGTGGATCGATCAGTCCGGTGACCCAACAGGTACGGGTTTCACCACCTACGCTCGACAGTCTGCGAAGGGTCTGGTGCACCAAGGATGGAAAGATTCGCATGATTCTGTTTTTCATGCCGACGGAAGGGCAGTGGAAGGACCGGTGGCGTTCTGCGAGGTCCAAGCCTACGTGTATCGAGCCAAACAAGCAGCGGCGGATCTGGCTAGGATTCTGGGAGACGGCGCTCATGCCGATCGGTTGCTGAAGGAAGCAGACGCTCTTCAGGAACGATTTGAGCGGGCATTTTGGTGTGAAGACCTGGGTACCTACGCGCTTGCCTTGGACGGACGGGGGCGGCCCTGCCGGGTGCGTTCCTCGAATGCCGGGCATTGTCTGTACGGCGGTATAGCCGAGCAAAAGCGTGGACTACGGACGGCACGCGCACTCTTGGGCGAGGACTTTTTCAACGGCTGGGGCATCCGAACAATCGCAACCTCCGAGGCCCGATACAACCCGATGTCGTACCATAACGGGTCCGTGTGGCCTCATGACAACGCCCTTATTGCGGATGGGATGGCGGCGTACGGAGATAAACAGGGCGCCATGAAGGTGTTAACCGGAATCTTCGATGCCAGCCTCTTTATCCCGCTTCATCGGTTGCCGGAACTGTTCTGCGGATTCTCTCGACGCCCCGGTGAAAGCCCCACGCTCTATCCAACGGCCTGTTCTCCGCAAGCCTGGGCGGCCGGCGCCGGCTTCCAGCTCTTGCAAGCCTGTCTGGGCCTGCAAATCGACGGCACTCGTCGTCTTGTGAGTTTCGACCGCCCCGTGCTTCCACCGTTCCTCGAGCGAGTAGAAATCCGAAACCTCTCCGTCGGCACCGCACGTCTGAACCTTGTGCTCGATCGACACGAGAACGAAGTGGCCCTGAGAGTGGCCCGCCGAATCGGCGAGGCAGAGGTTGTCCACGTGGTTTAG
- a CDS encoding ABC transporter permease, whose protein sequence is MSFLWLTILSAVRILSRNPLRAGLTMLGIIIGIAAVIVMVSLGQGATTLVQAEISSLGTNVLIIVPGATSVGGVRGGLGTLSTLTVDDAEEIQNKVYGITTMMYATRSVLQAISEYKNWSTVILGTTPEFIDVRNWPVAEGNFFTQSDMNSAANVAVLGKTAVQNLFEPGEEVVGSQVRIRNVPLRVIGILAPKGQSITGQDQDDLVVLPFSTAERKVLGTQFLGTVGVILVGARTQYEIPAVVDDIKDLLRSRHRLHQSEEDDFTIRTMEDIAKTIAGTSRTMMYMLMGIASISLIVGGIGIMNILLVSVTERTREIGLRMAVGAKRAHILLQFLIEAVLMTAVGGALGVGAGIGMASLMTKMIGWPTIINTEAVMASFFFSLIVGLFFGLYPANKASKLKPIEALRYE, encoded by the coding sequence GCATTCTCAGCCGTAATCCCTTGCGGGCCGGCCTGACGATGCTTGGAATCATCATCGGGATCGCCGCCGTGATCGTCATGGTGAGCCTTGGCCAAGGCGCAACGACCCTCGTCCAGGCTGAAATATCAAGCCTGGGAACTAATGTACTGATCATCGTGCCTGGCGCCACGAGCGTCGGCGGGGTCCGTGGTGGGCTCGGCACCCTTTCGACCTTGACCGTCGATGATGCCGAGGAGATCCAAAACAAGGTCTACGGTATCACCACGATGATGTACGCCACTCGGTCCGTCCTCCAGGCCATCTCAGAATACAAGAATTGGAGCACGGTGATCCTTGGCACGACGCCCGAGTTTATCGATGTGCGGAATTGGCCGGTGGCCGAAGGGAATTTCTTCACACAGTCCGACATGAACTCGGCCGCGAATGTTGCCGTGCTGGGGAAAACTGCCGTCCAAAACCTCTTTGAGCCCGGCGAAGAAGTCGTGGGGTCTCAGGTTCGGATCAGGAACGTTCCGCTCCGCGTCATCGGCATACTGGCACCAAAAGGCCAATCCATCACAGGCCAGGACCAAGACGACCTCGTCGTGCTTCCGTTCTCGACCGCAGAGCGGAAAGTGCTTGGAACCCAATTCCTTGGAACGGTCGGTGTCATTCTCGTCGGTGCCCGGACTCAGTACGAGATCCCCGCCGTGGTTGACGATATCAAGGATCTGTTGCGATCGAGACATCGGCTGCACCAGTCGGAAGAGGACGATTTCACTATCCGCACCATGGAAGATATCGCCAAGACCATTGCCGGCACGAGCCGAACGATGATGTACATGCTGATGGGCATTGCGTCCATTTCCCTGATCGTCGGAGGCATCGGCATCATGAACATCCTCTTGGTATCGGTGACCGAACGGACGAGGGAAATTGGGCTTCGGATGGCTGTCGGAGCAAAGCGAGCCCATATTCTGCTGCAGTTCCTCATCGAAGCCGTCCTCATGACGGCTGTTGGAGGAGCGCTGGGTGTCGGCGCCGGAATCGGTATGGCGAGCCTTATGACGAAGATGATCGGTTGGCCGACCATCATCAACACCGAAGCCGTAATGGCCTCGTTTTTCTTCTCTTTGATCGTAGGATTGTTCTTCGGCCTCTATCCGGCCAATAAGGCCTCGAAGCTGAAGCCGATCGAAGCGCTGAGATATGAGTAA